One genomic segment of Streptomyces niveus includes these proteins:
- a CDS encoding helix-turn-helix domain-containing protein yields MDNREEVKAFLNSRRARITPEDAGLTIHGRTRRVPGLRRSEVAGLAGVSVEYYSKLERGDLSGVSDKVLHALGRALRLDDAEQSHLADLTRAAGNPRRARRKSPVRQVRPSVARILDGMAELPAFVHNGRLDILAANPLAEALFAPAFAGTARPVNHARFNFLNPRARGFWIDWERAADNCVAMLRTEAGRDPYDRALTGLVGELSTRSEAFRVRWASHNVHLHRTGLKRFHHPVVGDLNLSYEVLDLAADPGLALVVFSAEGGSPADDSLRFLASWAASHEPADALATPDQV; encoded by the coding sequence GTGGACAACCGCGAAGAGGTCAAAGCATTCCTTAACTCCCGACGCGCAAGGATCACTCCTGAGGACGCCGGCCTGACGATCCACGGCCGCACCAGGCGTGTGCCGGGTCTCCGCCGCAGCGAGGTTGCCGGGCTGGCCGGTGTCAGCGTCGAGTACTACTCGAAACTCGAGCGCGGTGACCTCAGCGGTGTCTCCGACAAGGTGCTCCATGCCCTTGGTCGAGCGTTGCGACTGGACGACGCCGAGCAATCGCACTTGGCCGATCTCACCCGCGCCGCAGGCAACCCGCGCCGTGCCCGTCGCAAGTCCCCCGTGCGGCAGGTCCGGCCCAGTGTGGCGCGCATCCTCGACGGGATGGCCGAGTTGCCAGCCTTTGTTCACAATGGGCGTCTGGACATCCTCGCAGCCAACCCTCTTGCGGAGGCGCTGTTCGCACCTGCGTTCGCCGGGACGGCCCGACCGGTCAACCACGCCCGGTTCAACTTCCTCAACCCGCGCGCCCGTGGCTTCTGGATCGACTGGGAGCGGGCCGCTGACAACTGCGTGGCCATGCTGCGCACCGAGGCCGGCCGCGACCCCTACGACAGGGCACTGACCGGTCTTGTCGGAGAACTGTCCACCCGCAGCGAAGCTTTCCGGGTCCGCTGGGCCTCGCACAACGTGCACCTGCACCGCACCGGGCTCAAGCGCTTCCATCACCCTGTCGTCGGCGACTTGAACCTGTCCTACGAGGTCCTCGACCTGGCCGCCGACCCCGGCCTGGCCCTGGTCGTCTTCAGTGCCGAGGGGGGCTCGCCCGCCGACGACTCGCTCCGGTTTCTTGCCAGCTGGGCTGCCAGCCACGAACCAGCTGACGCCCTGGCGACACCCGATCAGGTATGA
- a CDS encoding helix-turn-helix domain-containing protein: protein MSRDAHLGELGEFLKARRAELSPRAMGLPESGSLRRVPGLRREEVSQLAAISTVYYTRLEQGRIEASTPVLIVLARVLRLDEDQRDYMLELAGKENARPRRKTAQKVRPPMRRLLDSLTDTPALVLGRRMDILAWNSLAAALMMDFSQVPEEQRNSVRLVFTNPAFRELYVDWESSARNTVAFLRMEAADNPDDPRMTALVEELSDRDPQFREWWGAHHVAHHAMGTKTFRHPVAGDLTLDWETLACPTDPDQQLVILTAEPGTPSHEGLCFLASWAATNQPSADAAG, encoded by the coding sequence ATGAGCAGGGACGCACACCTCGGTGAACTGGGTGAATTCCTCAAGGCCCGGCGCGCTGAGCTGAGCCCCCGTGCGATGGGTTTGCCCGAGAGCGGTTCCCTCCGGAGGGTGCCGGGCCTGCGCCGCGAGGAGGTCTCGCAGCTGGCTGCGATCAGTACCGTGTACTACACGCGTCTGGAGCAGGGCCGGATCGAAGCATCCACCCCGGTCCTGATCGTCCTGGCCCGGGTGTTGCGTCTGGACGAAGACCAGCGCGACTACATGCTCGAACTTGCCGGGAAGGAAAACGCGCGGCCACGCCGGAAGACGGCCCAGAAGGTCCGGCCGCCGATGCGGCGCCTCCTCGACAGTCTCACAGATACCCCCGCTCTCGTTCTCGGCCGCCGCATGGACATTCTCGCGTGGAATTCCCTTGCCGCCGCCTTGATGATGGATTTTTCCCAGGTTCCGGAAGAGCAGCGCAATTCGGTTCGGTTGGTCTTCACCAATCCCGCTTTCAGGGAATTGTACGTGGACTGGGAAAGCTCCGCGCGTAACACCGTGGCATTTTTGAGGATGGAGGCAGCGGATAACCCGGACGACCCGCGCATGACTGCGCTCGTCGAGGAGCTGTCGGATCGGGATCCTCAGTTCCGGGAGTGGTGGGGCGCCCACCACGTGGCGCATCACGCCATGGGGACGAAGACCTTCCGCCATCCCGTGGCCGGCGACCTCACCCTCGACTGGGAGACCCTCGCCTGTCCCACCGACCCCGATCAGCAGTTGGTCATCTTGACCGCGGAGCCCGGCACGCCCTCCCACGAGGGACTGTGCTTTCTCGCCTCCTGGGCCGCCACCAACCAGCCGAGCGCTGACGCTGCGGGCTGA
- a CDS encoding SDR family NAD(P)-dependent oxidoreductase, which yields MATNLTGTVALVTGASSGIGAATARQLAERGASVALVARRRARLEDLAAEIEKAGGTALVVEADISDRTQAEAAVQQTVERFGRLDILVNNAGLMLLGPVVGADAEEWERMLAINVQGLLYTTRAALPHLLSAAEDGPRRVADIVNISSIAGRVAWNGYGVYNLTKFGVNGFTESLRQEVTQRHVRVSVLEPGGVATELGSHNDHKPEVREAIDAFNERTEVLAPDDIADGVTYIVTRPRHASIAELWIMPTDQA from the coding sequence ATGGCAACGAATCTGACCGGTACCGTCGCTCTTGTCACCGGCGCGAGCAGCGGCATTGGTGCCGCCACCGCCCGCCAGCTCGCCGAGCGCGGCGCCTCCGTGGCACTGGTGGCCCGACGCAGGGCCCGTCTGGAAGACCTCGCCGCCGAGATCGAGAAGGCCGGCGGCACCGCCCTGGTCGTAGAGGCGGACATATCTGACCGCACTCAGGCCGAGGCCGCGGTGCAGCAGACCGTCGAGCGCTTCGGACGGCTGGACATCCTGGTCAACAACGCCGGTCTCATGCTCCTCGGACCCGTCGTCGGCGCGGACGCCGAGGAGTGGGAGCGGATGCTCGCCATCAACGTCCAGGGTCTTCTCTACACCACCCGCGCCGCTCTGCCGCATCTTCTCAGTGCCGCCGAGGACGGGCCGCGCCGGGTCGCCGACATCGTCAACATCAGCTCCATCGCCGGACGCGTCGCCTGGAACGGCTACGGCGTCTACAACCTCACCAAGTTCGGCGTGAACGGCTTCACCGAGTCCCTGCGCCAGGAAGTCACCCAACGCCACGTACGGGTCAGCGTCCTGGAGCCGGGCGGCGTCGCCACCGAGTTGGGCTCGCACAACGACCACAAGCCCGAGGTCCGCGAAGCGATCGACGCCTTCAACGAGCGGACCGAGGTCCTCGCCCCCGACGACATCGCCGACGGCGTCACCTACATCGTCACCCGGCCCCGGCACGCCTCCATCGCCGAACTCTGGATCATGCCCACCGACCAGGCATGA
- a CDS encoding aldo/keto reductase has protein sequence MKHVSLGGLDVSRIGLGAMTMAGTYTTGGGLDDTESIRTIHRALDLGVTHIDTAEIYGPFHSEEVVGKAIKGRRDDVVVATKFGLVSHSGGGPGVMDSGASNVKTAVEGSLKRLGTDHIDLYYQHRVDPSTPIEETVGALAELVAEGKVRHIGLSEAGLETIRRAHAVHPVAALQTEYSLWTRDVEAEILPLLRELGIGFVPYSPLGHGLLTGQIRTVDDFADDDWRKTNPRFTGENFQRNLRIVDEVQAIGAEIGATPAQTALAWLLTRGDDIAPIPGTRRVSRVEENTAADGIELTAAQLDRLNNLTPASGERHDEANMASIDR, from the coding sequence ATGAAGCACGTATCACTGGGCGGGCTCGATGTCTCACGCATCGGCCTGGGAGCCATGACCATGGCCGGCACCTACACGACGGGCGGAGGACTCGATGACACCGAGTCGATCCGCACCATCCACCGAGCACTGGACCTCGGGGTCACTCACATCGACACCGCCGAGATCTACGGCCCCTTCCACAGCGAGGAAGTCGTCGGCAAGGCCATCAAGGGCCGGCGTGACGACGTCGTCGTGGCGACGAAGTTCGGTCTTGTCTCCCACTCCGGCGGCGGCCCCGGCGTCATGGACAGCGGCGCCAGCAACGTGAAGACCGCGGTCGAAGGCTCCCTCAAGCGCCTCGGCACCGACCACATCGACCTCTACTACCAGCACCGCGTCGATCCGAGCACTCCCATCGAAGAGACGGTCGGCGCTCTGGCCGAACTGGTCGCCGAGGGCAAGGTGCGCCACATCGGACTGTCCGAGGCCGGTCTTGAGACGATCCGCCGTGCGCACGCAGTGCACCCGGTGGCCGCACTGCAGACCGAGTACTCCCTGTGGACCCGCGACGTCGAGGCCGAGATCCTCCCGCTCCTGCGAGAGCTCGGTATTGGGTTCGTTCCCTACTCGCCTCTCGGTCACGGCCTCCTGACCGGCCAGATCCGCACCGTCGACGACTTCGCCGACGACGACTGGCGCAAGACCAACCCGCGTTTCACGGGGGAGAACTTCCAGCGCAACCTGCGCATCGTCGACGAAGTACAGGCGATCGGCGCCGAGATCGGAGCGACTCCGGCCCAGACCGCGCTGGCCTGGCTGCTGACCCGCGGCGACGACATCGCCCCCATCCCTGGGACCCGGCGGGTCTCCCGCGTCGAAGAGAACACCGCCGCCGACGGCATCGAACTCACCGCCGCCCAGCTCGACCGTCTGAACAACCTCACGCCGGCCTCGGGCGAGCGCCACGACGAGGCGAACATGGCCAGCATCGACCGCTGA
- a CDS encoding aldo/keto reductase, producing the protein MEYTRLGSSGLTISRIALGTMGFGDGSREKWALGYDAAAPFFRQALDLGITFWDTANIYSFGASEEIVGRAVKQFARRDDIVLATKVHQQMHAGPGGSGLSRKAIMEQVDASLTRLGTDYIDLYQIHRFDQETPVEETMEALHDVVRAGKARYIGASSMYAWQFAKMQHAAALNGWTKFVSMQDQYNLVQRGEEQEMFPLLADQGVGSLPWSPLAAGVVARPWGVSDTKRGKDNPNTDFDGRPLWLASDKPTVDAVERIARERGVSMATIALAWVLKNPVVDAPIVGATKDHHLPAAVAALDITLTDDEATTLAQHYVPREPTYF; encoded by the coding sequence ATGGAATACACCCGCCTGGGGTCTTCGGGCCTCACCATCAGTCGCATCGCGCTGGGCACCATGGGGTTCGGTGACGGATCCCGGGAGAAGTGGGCCCTCGGCTACGACGCTGCCGCACCGTTCTTCCGGCAGGCACTTGACCTGGGGATCACCTTCTGGGACACCGCCAACATCTACAGTTTCGGCGCATCGGAAGAGATCGTCGGCCGGGCCGTCAAACAGTTCGCGAGACGTGACGACATCGTGCTGGCGACAAAGGTCCACCAGCAGATGCATGCCGGCCCAGGAGGTTCCGGGCTGTCACGCAAGGCGATCATGGAGCAGGTCGACGCCTCGCTCACCCGGCTCGGCACCGACTACATCGACCTGTACCAGATCCACCGTTTCGACCAGGAGACCCCGGTCGAAGAGACGATGGAGGCGCTGCACGACGTAGTCAGGGCCGGCAAGGCCCGCTACATCGGCGCATCCAGCATGTACGCGTGGCAGTTCGCCAAGATGCAGCATGCCGCTGCCCTGAACGGGTGGACGAAGTTCGTCTCCATGCAGGATCAGTACAACCTGGTGCAGCGCGGAGAAGAGCAGGAGATGTTTCCCCTCCTGGCAGACCAGGGCGTCGGCAGCCTTCCCTGGAGCCCACTTGCCGCAGGCGTCGTCGCACGGCCGTGGGGCGTGAGCGACACCAAGCGGGGCAAGGACAACCCGAACACCGACTTCGACGGACGCCCGCTGTGGCTGGCCAGCGACAAGCCGACAGTGGACGCGGTCGAGCGCATCGCGCGGGAGCGGGGTGTGTCGATGGCCACGATCGCGCTGGCGTGGGTGCTCAAGAACCCGGTGGTCGACGCCCCGATCGTGGGCGCGACCAAGGACCACCACCTGCCCGCCGCTGTGGCGGCGCTCGACATCACACTCACCGACGACGAGGCCACCACCCTCGCGCAGCACTACGTACCGCGCGAGCCCACCTACTTCTAG
- a CDS encoding DUF2255 family protein: MNSWSQTQLRAIAENTDFFVSPFREDGTTYGTPTQTWALVVDGDVYVRAVNGRQSSWYQAAISQKAGRVRVAGKYYEVTFEPADSSVDTAVDAAYEEKYPGSSAVPIMQGEGPKSATVRISPR, from the coding sequence ATGAACTCCTGGAGCCAGACACAACTCCGCGCGATCGCCGAGAACACGGATTTCTTCGTCTCCCCGTTCCGCGAGGACGGCACCACCTACGGCACCCCGACCCAGACCTGGGCACTCGTTGTCGACGGCGACGTTTACGTGCGTGCAGTCAACGGACGGCAGTCGAGCTGGTACCAAGCGGCCATCAGCCAGAAAGCCGGTCGCGTACGCGTTGCCGGTAAGTACTACGAGGTCACCTTCGAACCCGCCGACAGCAGCGTCGACACCGCCGTCGATGCCGCTTACGAGGAAAAGTACCCGGGCAGTTCAGCAGTGCCGATCATGCAAGGTGAGGGTCCGAAGTCGGCGACAGTCCGAATCTCGCCCCGCTGA
- a CDS encoding hydroxyacid dehydrogenase, producing MSAPPPAKPVVVLRPAPQRTDRIFTPATQELLRDRFTVVDLEEDPSEAALEEVLPDAFAIVGQPDLPAQRLARGGRLRALLNVEGNFFPNVDYTTCFERGIHVLGCGPAYAQAVAEYSLGLALDLARGISREDRAFRAGQERYVSDSNADAVLLQGSDVGLVGFGNLGRSLNRLLAPFRPTIRVYDPWLPPGVLHEHGVLPATLDETLSRSRFVFVLATVTDESRHLIGARELELLPDGARLVLVSRASVVDYPALFSHVASRRLLAGIDVWPDEPVPADDPARDLEGLVLSAHRAGGIPEAFQNIGDMVLDDLTLIAQGLPPVRMQAAARELVGRYRNRPVT from the coding sequence GTGAGCGCCCCACCCCCCGCCAAGCCCGTGGTCGTCCTGCGCCCCGCCCCTCAGCGCACGGACCGCATCTTCACCCCCGCCACCCAGGAGTTGCTCCGCGATCGCTTCACCGTAGTGGACCTGGAGGAGGATCCCTCCGAAGCAGCCTTGGAGGAGGTTCTGCCCGACGCCTTCGCGATCGTGGGACAGCCCGACCTGCCGGCCCAACGGCTTGCCCGCGGGGGCCGGTTGCGGGCTCTGCTGAACGTCGAAGGCAACTTCTTCCCCAACGTCGACTACACGACCTGCTTCGAGCGCGGCATCCACGTCCTGGGCTGCGGGCCCGCTTACGCCCAAGCGGTTGCCGAGTACTCCCTCGGACTCGCGCTCGACCTCGCCCGTGGCATCTCCCGCGAGGACCGCGCCTTTCGTGCCGGACAAGAGCGGTACGTCTCCGACAGCAACGCCGACGCGGTCCTGCTGCAAGGCTCCGACGTGGGCCTGGTCGGCTTCGGCAACCTCGGCCGCAGCCTCAACCGGCTCCTCGCCCCCTTCCGGCCCACCATCCGCGTTTACGACCCCTGGCTGCCGCCCGGGGTCCTGCACGAACACGGTGTGCTTCCCGCCACGCTAGACGAGACGCTGTCCCGCAGTCGCTTCGTGTTCGTGCTGGCCACCGTCACGGACGAAAGCCGCCACCTGATCGGAGCGCGCGAACTCGAACTTCTGCCGGACGGTGCCCGCCTCGTCCTGGTGAGCCGCGCATCGGTCGTCGACTACCCGGCACTCTTCTCCCACGTCGCGAGCCGACGTCTGCTCGCGGGCATCGACGTATGGCCGGACGAACCGGTTCCCGCCGACGACCCGGCCCGCGATCTGGAGGGTCTCGTGCTTTCCGCCCACCGCGCGGGCGGCATCCCGGAAGCCTTCCAGAACATCGGCGACATGGTCCTCGACGACCTGACACTCATCGCCCAGGGGCTTCCGCCCGTCCGTATGCAGGCTGCCGCCCGTGAACTCGTCGGCCGCTACCGCAACCGCCCCGTGACCTGA
- a CDS encoding HAD-IA family hydrolase, with amino-acid sequence MTAQPHPPTVLDIPCEGLLFDNDGVLVDSDHGVDQSWSQWARDRSLLPEQVTAMVHGRRSADTVALLVTDPKERPAALAAIDRLEVEAAATTTALPGALSFLESLPRDRWAVVTSGVTVLAQARLAAAGLPTPPVLITADDVSHGKPAPAGYRTAAEKLGFAPARTVVFEDSTAGAKAGAAAGATVIGVGRRALATDATVVVRDLRGLTWHDGVLTLAAADLLRF; translated from the coding sequence ATGACTGCACAGCCTCACCCACCCACCGTGCTCGACATCCCCTGCGAGGGCCTGCTCTTCGACAACGACGGTGTTTTGGTCGACTCCGACCACGGCGTCGACCAGTCCTGGAGCCAATGGGCCCGCGACCGCAGCCTCCTGCCGGAGCAGGTGACTGCCATGGTCCACGGCCGCCGTTCGGCCGACACCGTCGCGCTACTGGTGACCGACCCGAAGGAACGACCGGCCGCTCTCGCTGCCATTGACCGCCTGGAGGTTGAGGCGGCTGCCACCACCACCGCGCTCCCCGGCGCCCTCAGCTTCCTCGAGAGCCTGCCCCGTGACCGGTGGGCGGTGGTGACCTCCGGAGTCACCGTCCTGGCCCAGGCCCGCCTCGCGGCGGCGGGACTCCCCACTCCACCGGTACTCATCACCGCAGACGACGTCAGCCACGGCAAACCGGCGCCCGCCGGTTACCGCACCGCGGCCGAGAAGCTGGGCTTCGCCCCGGCGCGGACTGTTGTCTTCGAGGACAGCACCGCAGGGGCGAAGGCCGGAGCTGCGGCGGGTGCAACCGTCATCGGAGTTGGTCGGCGAGCACTGGCCACCGATGCCACTGTTGTTGTCCGAGATCTGCGCGGTCTGACCTGGCACGACGGCGTACTCACTCTCGCCGCCGCGGACTTGCTGCGGTTCTGA
- a CDS encoding zinc-binding dehydrogenase, producing MKGYVIQEKGLADWQEVPVPEIGPYDALVRPTAVATCTTDVHLIDSLSLPNALGKVIGHEAVGVVERVGDLVTDFAPGDRVVLPAGLADWRHPRAQRGEGKYHQSKSPYFSDDPANGGWFSELVKCFEADSNLAHIPDSVTDVQAVSVDDMAATGFTGVERMEIQFGEVVVVLGVGPVGLMGVAAAALRGAGRIIAVGSRPNTMTLATRYGATDLVDYKRGDVYEQIMTLTSGAQVDSVLVASGGNASDQIGTAMRLTKFGGHVSVVSGFFDDESVTIPMDVWNYGVMEKFLTAAQANQGRDYMERLLLLIANGKLDTQPLATHVLHGWDNVGESLELMRSRDQSVIKPVVVVG from the coding sequence ATGAAGGGCTACGTCATCCAGGAGAAGGGCCTCGCCGACTGGCAGGAGGTGCCGGTGCCGGAGATCGGACCGTACGACGCCCTGGTCCGCCCGACCGCGGTGGCGACCTGCACGACAGACGTGCATCTCATCGATTCGCTCTCGCTCCCGAACGCGCTGGGCAAGGTCATCGGCCACGAGGCCGTCGGGGTCGTGGAACGTGTCGGCGATCTGGTCACCGACTTCGCACCCGGGGACCGTGTCGTTCTTCCCGCCGGGCTGGCCGACTGGCGCCACCCCCGGGCGCAACGAGGCGAGGGCAAGTACCACCAGAGCAAGAGCCCCTACTTCTCGGACGACCCGGCCAACGGCGGGTGGTTCTCCGAGCTGGTGAAGTGCTTCGAAGCCGACTCCAACCTGGCGCACATCCCCGACTCAGTCACCGATGTCCAGGCTGTGTCCGTCGACGACATGGCCGCTACCGGCTTCACCGGCGTCGAGCGGATGGAGATCCAGTTCGGCGAGGTCGTCGTCGTACTGGGCGTCGGGCCCGTGGGGCTGATGGGCGTGGCCGCAGCAGCACTGCGAGGAGCCGGCCGCATCATCGCCGTGGGCTCACGCCCGAACACGATGACACTCGCGACACGGTATGGGGCGACCGACCTAGTCGACTACAAGAGGGGCGACGTCTACGAGCAGATCATGACGCTGACCAGTGGCGCGCAGGTCGACAGCGTGCTCGTCGCCAGCGGCGGCAACGCGAGTGACCAGATCGGCACAGCCATGAGACTCACGAAGTTCGGCGGCCACGTGTCGGTGGTCTCGGGCTTCTTCGACGACGAGAGCGTGACGATCCCGATGGACGTGTGGAACTACGGTGTGATGGAGAAGTTCCTCACCGCGGCCCAGGCCAATCAGGGCCGGGACTACATGGAGCGCCTCCTGCTGCTCATCGCGAACGGCAAGCTCGACACCCAGCCGCTCGCGACTCATGTGCTGCACGGCTGGGACAACGTCGGGGAGAGCCTCGAACTGATGCGCAGCCGGGACCAGAGCGTCATCAAGCCGGTGGTCGTCGTCGGCTGA
- a CDS encoding nitroreductase — MSVDTFSFAEAVRSRHSVRAFLPDPLSPAQIRSVLEDARMAPSNCNTQPWQIHIVSGQQRDLLSKNLLRAEAAGEVSGDFTFDQNEYFGPYAMRSSHQAKTRNDALGIARSDREARRVADRRNFEFYGAPHVAMLFAPVFGDGVRVGGDIGMYAQTFLLSLAARGLGGIPQTVLGLYADTVRDVLNVPDDLKLFFGISFGNEDRPSSDNSYRLGKVPPQENVITHDTPGLFDSHPAPDPA; from the coding sequence GTGTCCGTCGACACCTTTTCCTTCGCCGAGGCCGTCCGGTCCCGTCACTCCGTTCGCGCGTTCCTGCCGGATCCGTTGTCCCCCGCGCAGATCCGCAGCGTGCTGGAGGACGCACGAATGGCCCCCTCCAACTGCAACACCCAGCCATGGCAGATCCACATCGTCTCGGGCCAGCAGCGTGATCTGCTGAGCAAGAACCTGCTGAGGGCCGAAGCCGCAGGAGAGGTGTCCGGCGACTTCACCTTCGACCAGAACGAGTACTTCGGCCCGTACGCCATGCGCTCCAGCCACCAGGCAAAAACCCGCAACGACGCTCTCGGGATCGCCCGGTCGGACCGTGAAGCACGCCGCGTGGCGGATCGGCGCAACTTCGAGTTCTACGGTGCTCCTCACGTGGCCATGCTCTTCGCTCCCGTCTTCGGTGACGGCGTGCGCGTGGGCGGCGACATCGGCATGTACGCCCAGACCTTCCTGCTCTCCCTCGCCGCCAGGGGCCTGGGCGGAATCCCTCAGACGGTCCTGGGCCTGTACGCCGACACCGTCCGCGACGTTCTGAACGTTCCCGACGACCTCAAGCTGTTCTTCGGCATCTCATTCGGGAACGAAGACCGCCCGTCATCGGACAACAGCTACCGCCTCGGCAAGGTCCCGCCCCAAGAGAACGTCATCACCCACGACACCCCTGGCCTGTTCGACAGTCACCCGGCCCCCGACCCCGCCTGA
- a CDS encoding NADP-dependent oxidoreductase: MNTRQSSSMKAIGLHTYGGPEVLQAVELPEPHAGPGEVRVRVRAAGVNPADAMLRDGSLAEWYREFEPPFIPGMDVAGTLDEVADDVKASYGLSEGEPVIGILDNHGRHGGYSEYVVLPAESVTRQPVGTSFPEAASFLMNALTARSILDALALAPGSTLVVTGAGGAVGGYVVQLAAAEDLRVVAVASEHDEEWLRSHGADTFVARGEGIAQRVLDVVPGGVDAVADSALLHDRIAPAIRDNGKIAVVRFWDDDPGRGIVVHPVNVRSRVTDNAAITRLREQVEAGELTLRVAATWPADQAAEAHRLLEKSGLRGRPVLEFPPAAAM, encoded by the coding sequence ATGAACACCAGGCAGTCCTCATCCATGAAAGCGATCGGTCTCCACACCTATGGCGGCCCGGAAGTGTTGCAAGCCGTCGAACTCCCTGAGCCGCACGCCGGTCCCGGTGAGGTGCGGGTGCGGGTGCGTGCCGCCGGGGTGAACCCCGCCGACGCCATGCTCCGCGACGGCTCCCTCGCCGAGTGGTACCGCGAGTTCGAACCTCCTTTCATTCCCGGCATGGACGTGGCGGGCACGCTCGACGAGGTCGCGGACGACGTCAAAGCCTCGTACGGACTGTCAGAGGGCGAGCCCGTGATCGGCATCCTCGACAACCACGGCCGTCACGGCGGCTACAGCGAGTACGTCGTCCTGCCGGCCGAGTCGGTCACGCGTCAGCCCGTCGGCACGTCGTTCCCGGAAGCAGCCTCGTTCCTCATGAACGCGCTGACGGCGCGGAGTATCCTGGACGCCCTCGCACTGGCGCCCGGTTCGACACTGGTCGTCACCGGAGCCGGCGGCGCCGTCGGCGGGTACGTCGTCCAGTTGGCTGCCGCGGAGGACCTGCGTGTCGTCGCGGTGGCATCGGAGCACGACGAGGAGTGGCTGCGTTCCCACGGCGCCGATACCTTCGTCGCACGCGGCGAAGGCATCGCACAGCGCGTTCTGGACGTTGTGCCCGGTGGAGTCGACGCCGTCGCGGACAGCGCCCTGCTGCACGACCGGATCGCGCCCGCGATCCGCGACAACGGGAAGATCGCGGTCGTCCGTTTCTGGGACGACGATCCCGGCCGCGGCATCGTCGTACATCCCGTCAACGTCCGCTCACGCGTCACCGACAACGCGGCCATCACCCGGCTGCGCGAACAGGTGGAAGCGGGTGAACTCACCCTCCGAGTCGCGGCGACGTGGCCCGCCGACCAGGCTGCCGAGGCTCACCGGCTGCTTGAGAAGAGCGGCCTGCGGGGACGCCCTGTCCTCGAATTCCCGCCCGCAGCAGCCATGTGA
- a CDS encoding NADH:flavin oxidoreductase/NADH oxidase: MSALFTALTLRSLEIPNRVWTSPMCMYSAAAEGPETGVPTDFHLTHLASRAVGGAGLVMAEATGIRPDGRITPWDLGLWNDRQEQAFARITAAIRSHGAVPAIQLCHAGRKASVDKPWLTGRYIPEAEGGWQAVAPSPAPFAGRSVPHELTVDEIQQLVSDFAESAKRALAAGFQVVELHGAHGFLINSFLSPASNHRTDSYGGSFENRLRFPLQVVDAVREVWPDDLPVFFRTSATDWLTENPEDEREGWTGDDTVRLAKELAAHGVDLLDVSTGGMVPDATIPVGPGYQVPFAARARAATGIPTGAVGLILKPAQAEEIIATGQADAVLLGRELLRNPYWPQHAALELGDEPRWPEQYGYAVQRRSKR; this comes from the coding sequence GTGAGTGCCCTGTTCACCGCCCTGACCCTGCGGTCACTCGAGATCCCCAACCGCGTCTGGACATCCCCGATGTGCATGTACTCCGCCGCTGCGGAGGGGCCGGAGACCGGGGTGCCGACCGACTTTCACCTCACCCACCTGGCCAGCCGGGCCGTCGGCGGTGCCGGGCTGGTGATGGCCGAGGCCACAGGAATACGGCCCGACGGACGCATCACTCCATGGGACCTGGGGCTGTGGAACGACCGCCAGGAGCAGGCATTCGCCCGTATCACCGCGGCGATCCGCTCCCACGGGGCGGTCCCGGCCATCCAGCTCTGCCATGCCGGCCGCAAGGCTTCCGTCGACAAGCCCTGGCTCACCGGGCGGTACATACCCGAGGCCGAGGGCGGCTGGCAGGCGGTCGCGCCCAGCCCGGCGCCGTTCGCCGGGCGGTCCGTGCCGCACGAGCTCACGGTGGACGAGATCCAGCAGTTGGTGAGCGACTTCGCCGAATCGGCGAAGCGTGCTCTGGCTGCGGGCTTCCAGGTGGTCGAGTTGCACGGTGCCCACGGCTTCCTGATCAACTCCTTCCTTTCTCCGGCCTCCAACCACCGCACCGACTCCTACGGCGGCAGCTTCGAGAACCGTCTGCGTTTCCCCCTCCAGGTGGTCGACGCCGTACGCGAGGTGTGGCCCGACGACCTGCCGGTCTTCTTCCGCACGTCGGCCACGGACTGGCTGACGGAGAATCCGGAGGACGAGCGCGAGGGCTGGACCGGCGACGACACCGTTCGCCTCGCCAAGGAACTGGCCGCGCATGGCGTCGATCTGCTGGACGTGTCCACCGGCGGCATGGTCCCCGACGCCACGATCCCCGTCGGGCCCGGCTATCAGGTGCCGTTCGCGGCCCGGGCCCGCGCGGCCACCGGGATTCCCACCGGTGCCGTCGGCCTGATCCTGAAGCCCGCCCAGGCCGAGGAGATCATCGCCACCGGACAGGCCGACGCCGTCCTGCTCGGCCGCGAACTGCTCCGTAACCCCTACTGGCCCCAGCACGCCGCCCTCGAACTCGGCGACGAACCCCGCTGGCCCGAGCAGTACGGCTACGCCGTCCAACGGCGGAGCAAGCGTTGA